The proteins below come from a single Micromonospora citrea genomic window:
- a CDS encoding DUF6758 family protein, with product MVSVAVSCPRCGGPVRAPDLMHTESRCLDCGPVPPLHVPEHIGAEIVASVVDRIIAAADPPHRPSAPLWCPWPLPPGWTVTGVAYAGDDRTGVRATAVACAGPAPLGEGPADLVFVAEEPGVGLGTRFAGMVGPDPGPELAEALTDPGPGHPEHVGQARIKVAGHPTPLWLVNSPTDRSAYAGEARGLWLHAIAWPASAGHLLAEEVVLHDLTEWTPPELVYGAPSPYLHGKA from the coding sequence ATGGTGAGTGTCGCGGTGAGTTGTCCGAGATGTGGGGGCCCGGTGCGGGCTCCGGACCTGATGCACACCGAGTCGCGCTGCCTGGACTGCGGGCCGGTTCCCCCGCTGCACGTGCCCGAGCACATCGGCGCGGAGATCGTGGCGAGCGTGGTGGACCGCATCATCGCCGCCGCCGACCCGCCGCACCGGCCGTCGGCGCCCCTGTGGTGCCCGTGGCCGCTGCCGCCGGGTTGGACCGTGACCGGGGTCGCGTACGCCGGGGACGACCGGACCGGCGTCCGGGCCACCGCGGTGGCCTGCGCCGGCCCCGCGCCGCTCGGCGAGGGCCCCGCCGACCTGGTCTTCGTGGCGGAGGAGCCGGGCGTCGGCCTGGGCACCCGGTTCGCCGGGATGGTCGGCCCCGATCCCGGCCCGGAGTTGGCCGAGGCGCTCACCGATCCCGGCCCCGGTCACCCGGAGCACGTCGGGCAGGCCAGGATCAAGGTGGCCGGCCATCCGACTCCACTGTGGCTCGTGAACTCGCCGACTGATCGAAGCGCGTACGCCGGCGAGGCTCGGGGTTTGTGGCTCCATGCGATAGCCTGGCCGGCGAGTGCGGGTCACCTGCTCGCGGAAGAAGTCGTGCTGCACGACCTGACCGAGTGGACACCGCCCGAGCTCGTGTACGGCGCACCGTCTCCGTATCTGCACGGGAAGGCGTGA
- a CDS encoding TrmH family RNA methyltransferase, whose amino-acid sequence MTGDQLDVGVGPWPGNPPDDPRYDPELLAEGDRRNVVDRYRYWRREAVVADLDRRRHDFHVAIENWQHDFNIGTVVRNANAFLAAEVHIVGRRRWNRRGAMVTDRYQHVRHHETIEEFVAWAAGRELPVVGIDNLPGSRPLETTTLPRRCALLFGQEGPGLSDAARAACDQLFSIAQYGSTRSINAGVASGIAMHAWIRAHAGPPPA is encoded by the coding sequence CCGGACGACCCGCGCTACGACCCCGAGCTGCTCGCCGAGGGCGACCGGCGCAACGTCGTCGACCGCTACCGCTACTGGCGGCGCGAGGCCGTGGTGGCCGACCTGGACCGGCGTCGGCACGACTTCCACGTGGCGATCGAGAACTGGCAGCACGACTTCAACATCGGCACGGTCGTCCGCAACGCGAACGCCTTCCTCGCCGCCGAGGTGCACATCGTCGGCCGCCGCCGGTGGAACCGGCGCGGGGCGATGGTGACCGATCGCTACCAGCACGTCCGGCACCACGAGACGATCGAGGAGTTCGTCGCCTGGGCGGCCGGGCGGGAACTGCCGGTCGTCGGCATCGACAACCTGCCCGGGTCGCGCCCGCTGGAGACGACCACCCTGCCGAGGCGGTGCGCCCTGCTCTTCGGGCAGGAGGGGCCGGGCCTCTCCGACGCGGCGCGCGCCGCCTGCGACCAGCTCTTCTCCATCGCCCAGTACGGCTCGACCCGGTCGATCAACGCCGGCGTGGCCAGCGGCATCGCGATGCACGCCTGGATCCGCGCGCACGCCGGCCCGCCGCCGGCCTGA